The proteins below come from a single Mya arenaria isolate MELC-2E11 chromosome 8, ASM2691426v1 genomic window:
- the LOC128245003 gene encoding uncharacterized protein LOC128245003 isoform X2 — MAFQRVQVEFNHPGARLVRIKEDLYEGALDVARKFFMTGEPINKAVGMEWTDELRGLWLSSFRLHFSLAAVNEADGDIMAIRTTRITKKTDFVDPEQIQTSGLKRLFVYCNYCDQKADFFNYFGVEEAFHFYGLACADKYKNQGLASKLFKAAVDMIRYLDIPGVHIKGEATSNYSKMIYDHAGFKELFDQPFETFIVDGEVVVPNTGIHKSMKVYGFKAT, encoded by the exons atg GCGTTCCAGCGAGTTCAGGTCGAGTTCAACCACCCCGGTGCTCGACTTGTACGAATAAAAGAGGATCTGTACGAAGGCGCCCTTGATGTTGCTAGGAAATTCTTCATGACGGGCGAACCGATTAACAAGGCTGTTGGGATGGAGTGGACGGATGAGCTGCGCGGGCTTTGGTTATCCTCTTTCAGACTGCACTTCTCTCTAGCTGCTGTCAACGAGGCCGACGGTGATATCATGGCCATCAG GACCACGAGAATAACCAAGAAGACAGATTTCGTTGATCCAGAACAAATTCAGACTTCGGGATTAAAGCGCCTGTTTGTATACTGCAACTACTGCGACCAAAAGGCCGACTTTTTCAACTACTTTGGAGTCGAGGAAGCTTTCCATTTCTATGGTCTCGCGTGCGCAGACAAGTACAAAAATCAAGGTCTGGCGTCCAAACTCTTCAAGGCCGCCGTTGACATGATCAGATACCTCGATATCCCAGGGGTTCATATAAAAGGAGAGGCTACTTCAAATTATTCCAAGATGATTTACGACCACGCAGGATTTAAGGAACTTTTTGACCAGCCCTTTGAGACGTTTATAGTGGACGGAGAAGTGGTGGTACCCAACACTGGAATTCACAAGTCAATGAAAGTGTATGGATTCAAAGCCACGTAA
- the LOC128245003 gene encoding uncharacterized protein LOC128245003 isoform X1 yields MAEGSLLGNIDTDRVEKAFQRVQVEFNHPGARLVRIKEDLYEGALDVARKFFMTGEPINKAVGMEWTDELRGLWLSSFRLHFSLAAVNEADGDIMAIRTTRITKKTDFVDPEQIQTSGLKRLFVYCNYCDQKADFFNYFGVEEAFHFYGLACADKYKNQGLASKLFKAAVDMIRYLDIPGVHIKGEATSNYSKMIYDHAGFKELFDQPFETFIVDGEVVVPNTGIHKSMKVYGFKAT; encoded by the exons ATGGCGGAAGGTTCTCTGCTGGGGAATATTGACACTGATAGAGTCGAGAAG GCGTTCCAGCGAGTTCAGGTCGAGTTCAACCACCCCGGTGCTCGACTTGTACGAATAAAAGAGGATCTGTACGAAGGCGCCCTTGATGTTGCTAGGAAATTCTTCATGACGGGCGAACCGATTAACAAGGCTGTTGGGATGGAGTGGACGGATGAGCTGCGCGGGCTTTGGTTATCCTCTTTCAGACTGCACTTCTCTCTAGCTGCTGTCAACGAGGCCGACGGTGATATCATGGCCATCAG GACCACGAGAATAACCAAGAAGACAGATTTCGTTGATCCAGAACAAATTCAGACTTCGGGATTAAAGCGCCTGTTTGTATACTGCAACTACTGCGACCAAAAGGCCGACTTTTTCAACTACTTTGGAGTCGAGGAAGCTTTCCATTTCTATGGTCTCGCGTGCGCAGACAAGTACAAAAATCAAGGTCTGGCGTCCAAACTCTTCAAGGCCGCCGTTGACATGATCAGATACCTCGATATCCCAGGGGTTCATATAAAAGGAGAGGCTACTTCAAATTATTCCAAGATGATTTACGACCACGCAGGATTTAAGGAACTTTTTGACCAGCCCTTTGAGACGTTTATAGTGGACGGAGAAGTGGTGGTACCCAACACTGGAATTCACAAGTCAATGAAAGTGTATGGATTCAAAGCCACGTAA
- the LOC128244632 gene encoding uncharacterized protein LOC128244632: MADGSLLGNIDPDRVEKAFQRVKSEFKHPGARLVRITEEFYECALDVVRKYFILEEPVNKAVGMQWTDELRELWLSSFRLHLSIAAVNEVDGDIMAIRTTRITRKTDFVDPGTFQNQGLKRLFLIFNHCDQKADFFNRFGITEALHFYGLGCADKYQHQGLASKLFKAAIDMVRYLDIPDVYITGEATSNYSKKIYENAGFVELFEQSFATFKVKGEVVVPNTGIHKSMKKYGLKAT; this comes from the exons gcgTTTCAACGCGTCAAGTCCGAGTTCAAGCATCCAGGTGCTCGATTAGTCCGAATCACAGAGGAATTCTACGAATGTGCTTTGGATGTTGTTCGGAAGTACTTCATATTAGAGGAGCCAGTCAACAAGGCGGTTGGGATGCAATGGACGGATGAGCTTCGCGAGTTGTGGCTGTCCTCCTTCCGGTTGCATCTCTCGATTGCAGCTGTGAATGAGGTGGACGGTGATATAATGGCAATCAG GACTACGAGAATAACTAGGAAGACAGATTTCGTCGACCCAGGAACATTCCAGAACCAGGGTTTAAAGCGACTGTTCCTAATTTTTAACCACTGCGACCAAAAGGCAGACTTTTTTAATCGATTTGGCATCACGGAGGCGTTACATTTCTACGGTCTCGGGTGCGCAGACAAGTACCAACACCAAGGCCTGGCGTCCAAACTCTTCAAGGCCGCCATTGATATGGTCCGCTACCTCGACATTCCAGATGTTTATATAACAGGAGAGGCTACATCGAATTACTCTAAGAAAATTTACGAAAATGCAGGATTTGTGGAGCTTTTTGAACAGTCCTTTGCGACGTTTAAGGTGAAGGGAGAAGTGGTGGTGCCCAACACGGGAATTCACAAGTCAATGAAAAAGTATGGCCTCAAAGCCACGTAG